DNA sequence from the bacterium genome:
ACTACGGCCTCGGGGTCAAGAAGGGCATCTTCGTGACGACGGTCTTCCGCGGCGGCCCTGCCGAGGCGGGCGGCCTCCAGCCCGGCGACGTCGTGACGGCCATCCACGGCCAGGCCGTGGGCTTTTTCGGCGACGGCAACCGCATCTTCGCCCGCTTCGAGGTGGGGGACCGGGTCAAGCTGAGCGTCCACCGCGACGGGCGCATGCTCACGCTGCCCGTCAAGCTCGAGAGCTACAAGGAACCCGCGACCGATGATTGAACGTTATACGCGGCCCGCGATGGGCGCCATCTGGACCGAAGAAGCCAAGTTCGCCCGCTGGCTCGAGATCGAGATCCTCGCCTGCGAGGCGCAGGCCGAACTCGGGCGCATTCCGCGCGAGGCGGCGCGGACGATCCGTGCCAAAGCCCGCTTCGACGCCGCGCGCATCGCCGAGATCGAGGCGACCACCGACCACGACGTGATCGCCTTCCTCACCAACGTCGCCGAGCACGTCGGCGAGCCGAGCCGCTACGTGCACCTCGGCATGACCTCGAGCGACATCCTCGACACGGGGCTGGCGCTCGCCATGCGCCCGGCGGGCCGGCTCCTGCTCGCGGACATCGACGCCCTCGCCGCCGTGCTCGAGCGCCGCGCGCTGGAGTTCAAGAAGACGCCCTGCATCGGGCGCAGCCACGGCATCCACGCCGAGCCGACTACCTTCGGCCTCAAGCTCCTGCTCTGGCTGGCCGAGATGCGGCGCAACCGCGTGCGTCTGGAGGCGGCGATCGCGACGATCAGCGTGGGCCAGATCTCGGGCGCGGTGGGGACCTTCGCCCACCTCGACCCGCAGGTGGAGGAATACGTCTGCGCGAAGCTGGGCCTCGCCCCGGCGCCCGTCTCCACGCAGGTGCTGCAGCGCGATCGCCACGCCGAGTACCTCTGCACCCTGGCCGTGATCGCCTCGAGTCTGGACAAGATGGCCACCGAGCTGCGCAACTTGCAGCGCACGGACATCCTCGAGGTGGAGGAGCCCTTCGCCAAGGGCCAGAAGGGCTCGAGCGCGATGCCGCACAAGCGAAACCCGATCACCAGCGAGCGCGTGAGCGGCCTCGCCCGCATCCTGCGCGGGCACGCGGTGGCGGCTCTGGAGAACGTGGCGCTCTGGCACGAGCGGGACATCACGCACTCGAGCGTGGAGCGCGTGATCGTTCCCGACGCCACCATCCTGCTCGACTACATGTTCGCCCGGTTCACGCGGGTGGTGGACGGGCTGCTCGTCTACCCCGAGCGGATGCGGGCCAATATCGACCGCACGCAGGGCCTTGTCTTCAGCCAGGTGCTGCTGCTCGCCCTCGCCGAGGCGGGGGCGAGCCGCGAGGCGGCCTACGCCCTCGTGCAGGAGGCGGCGATGGGCATCTGGGCCGGCGACCGGCAGTTCCTCGACGCCGTGCTGGCCAGCGAGGGCATCGTGAAGGCCCTCGGCGAGACGAGGATCCGCGCCTGCTTCGACCTCGAGCACCAGCTGCGCAACGTCGACACCATCTTCGCCCGCGTGCTCGGCTAGCGGCGGCCGCCCCGGGGGCGCCCGGGATCGCCGGCTGGCGAAACATTTGCTTCACAAGCTGCCGAACCCTGGTCTAGGCTCCCCGCCGATCGCGATCCGGTACCCTTGAACTCGGAGGCTTCTTTTATGCGTAAGCTAGCGCTTGCTCTCTTGATCGTGGCGCTCAGCGCCGGCGCGGCCTCGGCCATGGACATGGCCGCCCGCACCTTCTACATCCACGGCATCTTCGTTCTGCCGACGGGCGACTTTGGCGATGCGGCCGGCAACGGCTTCGGCGGCGGCGTGGGCATCAAGGTGCCACACGACGATCGCCTCAGCTTCCGCGGCGAAGTGGGCTACGTCATGTTCGGCAGCAAGGACATCGATGGCTACGATCTCGACGGCGACCCCGTCACCTACGAGTACTCGAGCAGCATGATCCCCATCATCGCCATGGCCGAATACCAGTTCAATCCGGACAGCCCGATCTATGGACTCGGTGGCGTCGGCCTCCACTACTGGAGCACTGACATCAGCCCCTCGCTGCCGATCGACGTTGACGACAGCGGCACGGAGTTTGGCCTTACCCTGGGCGGCGGCTTCCGCATCAACGAGCAGCTCTCCGGCGAGGCCCGCTACAACATCATCAGCGACTACAACCAGTTCACGATCAACGTCGTCTTCCAGTTCTAGCCTGGCTTTGACAGGCCGCCCCGGCGGGGCTATCCTTCGCGCAGCAAGCGGAGCCCAGCGCGACTGGCGGCCTTGCGGAGGCTCAAACGAGCAAGCGGCCCTCCCGTCGGGGAGGGCCGCCGTGTTCTGGGCAGGCCTGTTCGTCGCCTAGAAGCCCGGCCACAGATAGTAGAGCCCGGGCGCCGGCGCCAGGCTGTCCAGGCGCCGCTCGAGGCGAACCGCGGGCGCAGCGGTGCCGGCGAGGTGGCCCTCGAGGCTCTCCGCGAGCCGATCCCAGAGCGGCAGGGCCTGGCGGTGCTCGACGACGCGCACCGTCTCGGCGTTCGCGGCCTCGCGCAGCAGGTCGAGCAGCTCCTCCTCGTAGCCGACGGCGTCGATGAGGCCGAGCGCCTTCGCCTGCCGCGCCGTGTAGATGCGCCCGTCGGCCAGGGCGCGCACGCGGCTGCTGTCCAGGCTGCGCCCCTCGGCGACGGCGGCGATGAAGCTCGCGTAGGCGTCGTCGACGATGCCCTGGATGATCGCCCGGTGCTCCTTGCTCATCGGCTTGCCCGGGTTGAGCAGGTCCTTGTTCGGCCCGCTGGTCAGCGTGACCAGTTCCACGCCCAGCTTGTCGAACAGGCCGGCGGCATTCCAGCTCTGGATGAGGACGCCGATCGAGCCCGTCAGGCAGGTCGGGTGGGCGAGGATGCGGCTCGCGCCCATCGCCACGTAGTAGCCGCCGCTGGCCGCGAGGCCGTTCATCCGCGCGATCACCGGCTTGCCCGTCTCGGCGCTGTAGCGGCGCAGCCGCTGGTAGATGACGTCCGAGGGGTCGACGGCCCCGCCCGGCGAGTCGATGTCCACGAGCAGGCCGGCGATCGACTCGGTCTCTATGGCGTGGTCGATCAGCTCCTCGGTGCGCTCGAGCAGGGACGCGCGGCGCCAGCCGAAGAGGCTCTCGTCCGGCTCGGCGCTGATCACGCCGAGGATCGGCACGCGCAGGAAGCTGGCCTCGGCGCTCTCGTCGCCAAAGAGGTGCTCGTCGTGCGCGGCGCGGCCGGCGGGCGTCTCCTGGTCGCCGGCGTTCATCGCCGTCACGAGCAGCAGGCAGCTGCCCGCCTGCAGGCTGAGGAAGCCGAGGATCACCAGGATGCCGAGGATGTGGAAGATGCTCTGTATCGTCTTGTGGGCGTCCATGCACTGCCTCGCGGCGGGTGGAAAAGGGGCTGGACATTCGGGCGGACTTGCCTAGTATATGGCCTTTCCCAGCGCAGCCAACCTCCTTTTTGCCGGCGCGGCAAGCGGCGGCGGGCGGGAGCCATGGAAGCCGCGATCGACGTCAGCCGACTCGAAGACGCCGACCTGGAGCGGGAGCTGCGCGCGCACGGCCTCACGCTCAAGCTCTCGGAAGCCCGGCGCATCGGCGAACTGCTCGGCCGCGCGCCCACCCTCACCGAGCTCACCCTCTTCGATACGATGTGGAGCGAGCACTGCTCCTACAAGAGCAGCCGCGAGCACCTGAAGCGCTGGCTGCCCACCGAAGGCCCGGACGTGGTGCTCGGTCCGGTGGAGGACGCCGGCATCGTTCGCCTCGGCGAGGCGGACGGCCGGCGCTGGTGCCTG
Encoded proteins:
- a CDS encoding porin family protein; this translates as MRKLALALLIVALSAGAASAMDMAARTFYIHGIFVLPTGDFGDAAGNGFGGGVGIKVPHDDRLSFRGEVGYVMFGSKDIDGYDLDGDPVTYEYSSSMIPIIAMAEYQFNPDSPIYGLGGVGLHYWSTDISPSLPIDVDDSGTEFGLTLGGGFRINEQLSGEARYNIISDYNQFTINVVFQF
- the sppA gene encoding signal peptide peptidase SppA, giving the protein MDAHKTIQSIFHILGILVILGFLSLQAGSCLLLVTAMNAGDQETPAGRAAHDEHLFGDESAEASFLRVPILGVISAEPDESLFGWRRASLLERTEELIDHAIETESIAGLLVDIDSPGGAVDPSDVIYQRLRRYSAETGKPVIARMNGLAASGGYYVAMGASRILAHPTCLTGSIGVLIQSWNAAGLFDKLGVELVTLTSGPNKDLLNPGKPMSKEHRAIIQGIVDDAYASFIAAVAEGRSLDSSRVRALADGRIYTARQAKALGLIDAVGYEEELLDLLREAANAETVRVVEHRQALPLWDRLAESLEGHLAGTAAPAVRLERRLDSLAPAPGLYYLWPGF
- a CDS encoding adenylosuccinate lyase, with translation MIERYTRPAMGAIWTEEAKFARWLEIEILACEAQAELGRIPREAARTIRAKARFDAARIAEIEATTDHDVIAFLTNVAEHVGEPSRYVHLGMTSSDILDTGLALAMRPAGRLLLADIDALAAVLERRALEFKKTPCIGRSHGIHAEPTTFGLKLLLWLAEMRRNRVRLEAAIATISVGQISGAVGTFAHLDPQVEEYVCAKLGLAPAPVSTQVLQRDRHAEYLCTLAVIASSLDKMATELRNLQRTDILEVEEPFAKGQKGSSAMPHKRNPITSERVSGLARILRGHAVAALENVALWHERDITHSSVERVIVPDATILLDYMFARFTRVVDGLLVYPERMRANIDRTQGLVFSQVLLLALAEAGASREAAYALVQEAAMGIWAGDRQFLDAVLASEGIVKALGETRIRACFDLEHQLRNVDTIFARVLG